The genomic DNA GGATCACCTGCCCGGCATTGTAGCCGCGGGTGAACGGCGTGTCGGAACGCTCGACGCGCAGATGCACGTCGTGGCAGATGAACTTCAGCCGCGCGTTGCGCATCAGCACGCCGGGCAGCAGGCCGGACTCGCAGAGGATCTGAAACCCGTTGCAGACGCCGAGCACGAGGCCGCCCTTGGCCGCGTAGTCGCGCACCGCGTCCATCACCGGCGCACGTGCCGCGATGGCGCCACAGCGCAAATAATCGCCATAGGAGAAACCGCCCGGCACCACCACGAGGTCGGTCCCCGGAGGCAGCGAGGTCTCGGCGTGCCAGACCATCGCCGGCTCGTGGCCCGAGATCAGCCTCAGCGCACGCGCCATGTCGCGCTCGCGGTTGATTCCGGGAAAGACGAGGATGGCGGCTTTCATGTTCGGGTTCCGACGGTGACGGGAATCGGGCTGGCCGAAGGGGCCAATTCGCTGGGAGACATAGCCATTTGACGGGGATTTTACCAGTGCTAGCCTCGCCGGGCGGCCTTGTACACAGGCCATAGCCACGGCAGTTTTGCCCAACGATCTTGCCCGGGATTGCAGCCATGAACGTCCCGTCGCTGCCCACCTCCCTCGCCGAGCCGGTATCCGCCGAGGGCGTCGTCGCGGCCGGTGCCTATGTCGACGGCCGGCGCGTTGCCAATATCGCGATCAGCGAGGCCTCGAGCTGGCGCGCCAAGCCCGGCCACGTGGTCTGGATCGGCTTGCATGAGCCCGACATGGCGCTGCTCAGCGCGGTGCAGAAGCAGTTCGACCTGCACGAGCTCGCGATCGAGGACGCCAACCACGCCCATCAGCGTCCCAAGATCGAGCAATATGGCGAGGCCCTGTTCATCGTGGCGCGCACCGCGCAACTGATCGAGGGCCGCATCGCCTTCGGCGAGACCCACATCTTCGTCGGCGAAGGCTATCTGGTCTCGGTGCGCCACGGCGCTTCGACCTCCTACAAGCCGGTGCGCGAGCGTTGCGAGAGCTGCCCGCGAGCGCTGGCTCGCGGCGAGGATTACATCCTCTACGCCATCCTCGATTTCATCGTCGACAATTACTCGCCCGTGCTCGAGAGCATTCACGACGAGGTCGAAGGCATCGAGGATGACGTGCTGTCGAAGCCGATCAGCAAGGCGCAGATCGAGCGGCTCTACATGCTGCGCCGCGACCTCTTGCGGCTGCGCAACGCGATCGGGCCGCTGGTGGAGGTCTGCCGCCGGCTGGAGCATGACGAGCTGGCGATGGTGCGGCAGGCCATGCAGCCGCTATTCCGCGACGTCACCGACCACGTCCGCAACATCCAGGAGCGCATCGATTCCATGCGCGAGGTGCTGGCCTTCGCCTTCGAGGCAAGTCTTCTGGTCGGTCAGGCGCAGGAGACGGCGGTATCGAAGAAGCTCGCCTCCTGGCTTGCGATCATCGCGATCCCGACCGCGCTCGCCGGCATCTACGGCATGAACTTCAAGCACATGCCGGAGCTGGAATGGGAGTACGGCTACTTCATGCTGCTCGGCGTGATGCTGACCGCCTGCGGCGCGCTGTACTGGCGGTTTCGCCGCGCGGGATGGCTGTGAGCCGTCCTGCTCACCCGATCAGCTCGACCCGATAATTCTCGATCACGGTGTTCGCGAGCAGCTTGTCTGCGGCGTCCTTCAGCGCGGCTTCCGCCTTGGCCTTGTCGGCGCCGGCGAGCTCGATGTCGAACACCTTGCCCTGGCGGACGCTGGCGACGCCGTCGACGCCGAGCGACTTCAGCGCGCCTTCGATGGCCTTGCCTTGCGGATCGAGGATGCCCGTCTTCAGGGTAACGGTGACACGTGCCTTCACGTCAAAATCCTCTTCAGCTCTTCACCAGCACCGGGCCGGAGCCCTGCGGACGCTCGTTCTCCATCAGGATGCCGAGACGCTTTGCAACTTCCGTATAGGCCTCGAGCAGACCGCCGAGATCCCTGCGGAAACGATCCTTGTCGAGCTTCTCGTTCGACTTGATGTCCCAGAGACGGCAGCTGTCCGGCGAGATCTCGTCGGCGACGATGATGCGCATCATCTCGTTCTCGAACAGGCGCCCGCACTCCATCTTGAAGTCGACGAGGCGGATGCCGATGCCGAGGAAGAGGCCGGTGAGGAAGTCGTTGACACGGATGGCGAGCGCCATGATGTCGTCGATCTCCTGGGGCGTCGCCCAGCCGAAGGCCGTGATGTGCTCTTCCGACACCATGGGATCGTTGAGCTGGTCGTTCTTGTAGTAGAATTCGATGATCGAACGGGGCAGCTGGGTGCCCTCCTCGATGCCGAGGCGCTGCGACAGCGAGCCGGCGGCGACGTTCCGCACCACCACCTCGAGCGGCACGATCTCGACCTCGCGAATCAACTGCTCGCGCATGTTGAGGCGGCGGATGAAATGGGTCGGCACCCCGATGTCGTTGAGGTGCTGAAACAGGTACTCCGAGATCCGGTTGTTGAGGACACCCTTGCCCTCGATCACCTGATGCTTTTTCGCATTGAACGCGGTGGCGTCGTCCTTGAAGTGCTGGATCAGGGTACCGGGCTCCGGGCCTTCATACAGAACCTTTGCCTTGCCTTCATAAATACGACGCCGACGGCTCATGGGGATGTACCGTGTTTTGTTGAAATCCATGTATTTGGTGTGCTCCGGTTACTAGGATTTACGACCCACAGCGGAGCTGCCGTGAACAGCCCGGAACCCATCTATAAACCCTTGGAAACAGAACGGGAACCAAGCCTTTAGGCAACCTATCCGATTGGCTGTCCGAGCACAATCGATCCGGCCGTCCGGCGCCAACTTATACCGTCTTGCCTGCGGCTTAACGGCCCGTTGTTTTGCCGATATGTGCTATCTATGTAGGCACGCAGCCGGGCGGTCGCAACGGAAGGCCCCCCGCGCCATCAGAGGGATTTGGAACAAGGCATGAGCGAGTTCGACAAGCGCCAGGAAGGTTTCGAGAAGAAATACGCCCTCGACGAGGAGCAGAAATTCAAGGCGGAGGCCCGCCGCAACCGGCTGCTCGGGCTTTGGGCCGCCGAAAAGCTCGGCATCTCCGGCGATGCCGCCACCGCCTATGCCAAGGAAGTGGTTGCGGCCGACTTCGAGGAGGCCGGCGATGCCGACGTCGTGCGCAAGCTGACGGCTGATTTCGCCGCCAAGAACGTCGCCGTCACCGAGCAGGCGATTCGCGCCAAGATGAGCGAGCTGCTCGCGGTCGCAGCCGCCGAGGTCAAAGCCGGGAAATAATTGAGTTAAGCAAGGCGCCGGCGCGCAATACCCTTGCGCGCCGGCGATCGCTTTCCGGTGTCCCGCGTGGTCGGGACGTCCCGCCCGGCATAGTTGCGCCGGATGGTCTCGAGCAGGCGCTCGGCCGCAGCGCTCAGAAAACCACCGCGGCGCGTGACGAGAACGATGTCCTGATCCGCCGCAAGATCGTCCACCACGATCGTCGCGAGCGAGGCCGCACGCAGTTCCTCCGCCATGTGGCTCCGTGCCAGCAGCGCAACACCGAAGCCCGCCTCGACGAGCCGCTTCTGGGCGGTGAGGCTATCCACGGCCGTCCACTCCACTTCGCCGAGCCCTTGCGTGAGAAACAGCGCAAACACGTGAGCCGCGGCGATCTCGCGGCGCCCGCGCGTCGCCGGGAATGCGATCCAGCGCTCGCCGCTGAGCTCCGCGAGGCGCTTCACGCGCTTTCCAGCCAGAGGATGGTCGGGCGCACAGACCACCTGCAACGCCTCGCTCAGCACCAGCTCGCAGGTGAGGTCGCCGGAGCGGTCGGTGTTGTAACGCAGGCCGATCGTCGCCTCGCCGCGCCGGACGAGATCGCTGACCTCCGCGCTGGTCGCGGTCTGCAAGGCCAGCGTGACGGCCGGATTCTCCTTTGCGAACCGCTTCATGATGGTCGACAGGCGACTATCGGCCAGCGTTCCGGTCACCGCGAGCGACACCGGCCCTGCATTCTGCTTGGTCAATGCGCGGATCGCCTGTTCGGCGTCCTCTGCCGCGGCAACCGCGCGCTCGGCATAGGGAATCAGCACGCGTCCGGCATCGCTGAGCCGGGTGCGGCCTGCCACTCGTTCGAACAGGGGCACGCCGAGCTCATGCTCCAGCAGCGCGATGCGGCGCGAGATCGCCGGCTGCGAGCGGTGCAGGAATTTCGCGGCATTCGAAATCCCTCCCTTGCGATGAACGGTCAGGAAGGTGTTGAGGGCGTCACTGTCCATTACGACCTCATGCAAAAAACTGATGTCTTCCGTAAGAATAACAAATTTGTCGGATGGCGAAAATGCTCCTAAGCCTGCCTCGACCGACAACACGGAGACGAGCCATGATGAGCCAGCTGGACAAGGCGACAGCGTTCCGCGCCCTGCACGCGCGCCGAGGCGCCTTCATCATTCCCAATCCATGGGACGCCGGCACCGCCAAGTTGCTCGCGGCGATGGGCTTCGAGGCCCTGGCGACGACGAGCCTCGGGGTCGCCAACATGCTTGGCAGGAGCGGCGTCAGCCTCGATGTCATCCTCGCCAACGCGCGCGCGATCGTCGAGGCGACCGACCTGCCCGTCAGTGTCGACCTCGAGAATTGCGGTGCGGACGAGCCGAAGCGTGCCGCCCAGGCGATACAGCGCGCCGCCGAGGCCGGCGCCGTCGGCGGATCGATCGAGGATTTCAGCGGCGACCGCGATCGCCCCATTTACGACTTTTCCCACGCGGTCGAGCGCGTCCAGGCCGCCGTCGAAACGGCGCGTGCGCTGCCGTTTCCGTTCACGCTGACCGCGCGGGCCGAGAACTTCCTGCACGGCCGCAAGGACATCGACGACACGGTTCGCCGCCTGCAGGCCTTCGAGGCCGCGGGCGCCGATGTCCTCTATGCGCCCGGCCTGTACGACCTCGGCACGATCCGGACCGTCGTCTCCTCGCTCGGTAAGCCGTTCAACCACGTCATGGGCTTTGCCGACCCGACGCTGACGGCCGAGCAATTGTCGGACGCCGGCGTCAAGCGCATCAGCGTCGGCGGGGCGTTGTCGCGCTACGCGCTTGCCGCGTTCCTGACCTGCGCGCGCGAGATGAAGGACAAGGGATCCTTCACCTATATTCGCGAGATGGCAGAGGTCGGCGCGTTGCGCGCCGCCTTCGCCGCGGTCACTCCTCCTTGAAGCCGTATTCCGGCACGTTGCCGCTGGCGCCGTAATATTTGTACGGCAGGAATTTGCCGCTCATGGTGATCTTGACGCGGTCGCCCTTCGGGTTGGGCTGTCGTTCCATCACCATGTCGAAATCGATCGCCGACATGATGCCGTCGCCGTACTCCTCCTCGATCAAGGCCTTCCAGGCCGGCCCGTTCACCATCACGAGTTCGTAGAAGCGATAGATCAGGGGATCGGTCGGGGGCATCGGCATGCCGCGCATTGGCGTCTCGTTCAGCATGGCGACTTCAGCCTTCGACAGGCCGAACAGCTCGCCTGCATTGGCCGCCTGCGGCTTCGTCAGCTTCATCTGGCCGAGGATGGCGCCCGTGATCAGCACCTCGGAATAGCCGCCGATCTTGTCGCAGATGTGCTTCCAGCTCCAGCCCTTCTCGCGCTTGATGTCGAGCAGCTTTTCGGTGAGGTCTTCGCGTTTCATGTCAGGGTCTCCTCTCAGGCGGTGAGTCCGGGACTGGGCCCGGGTATCCAGGTCTGTCTTTGCTCCTCGACGTTCGAGGCGATCGTCAGCCCGGGCTTGCCGATATGTACCGTCGGCACGTTGCGTGGATCGTGGCCCAGCGTTTCGGCGGCAAAGGTCTTGCTGCGCGTCACCAGGAAATCGATGATGTGGTTGCGCAGCGCATAATAGAGCGGATGGCGGTGAAGATCGATGCGGCCGCGATCCCGCGGCAGCGGATTTTCGACGACCTCGGCCAGCACCGCACCCGGCCCGTTGGTCATCAGGAAGATCTTGTCGGCGAGATACATCGCCTCGTCGACGTCGTGGGTGATCATGAATGCGGTCTGCCCGGTCTCGAGGCAGATACGCCGGACCTCGTCCTGCAGCGTGCCCCGCGTCAGCGCGTCCAGCGCCGAGAAGGGCTCGTCCATCAGCATCATCTTCGGCGTGATCGACAAGGCACGCGCGATACCGACGCGCTGCTTCATGCCGCCCGATAGTTCCGATGGCCGCTTGTGTTCGGAGCCGGCGAGGCCGACGAGATCAATGAAGTTCTGCGCGTGCGCCCTCACCTTGGCGCGGTCCCAGCTTCGCCATTTCGAGCTCACGGCGTAGCTGACGTTGCCGAGCACGGTGCGCCAGGGCAACAGCGCATGGCTCTGGAAGATCACGGCACGATCGAGGCTGGTACCGGAGATCGCCTGTCCGTCGACGATGACCGCGCCCTCGCTCGGCGCGTCGAGGCCGGCGAGGATGTTGAGCACCGTGGTCTTGCCGCAGCCGGAATGGCCGATCACGCAGGCAAACTCGCCGCGCGCCATCGACAGCCAGAGATTCTCGAAGATGGTGGTCGTAGCGCCACCCGCGCCGGGATAGCGCTTGGCGATGCCCTCGATGGAGATGAATTTATCGGTCATGTCTACTCCGGAAACGTGACCATGCGCGTGAAGCGCGCCAGAATCTGGTCGAGCAGCATGCCGATGACTCCGATCAGCAGGATTGCGATGATGACGTTGGTGATCGACAGATTATTCCACTCGTTCCAGACGTAATATCCGATGCCGGTGCCGCCGACGAGCATCTCGGCGGCGACGATGACGAGCCATGCGATGCCGACCGAGATGCGCATTCCGGTCAGGATCGTCGGCGCCGCGGCGGGGAGGATCACGGTGAAGGCGCGCCTGACGGTGCCGACTTCGAGCGTGCGCGCCACGTTGATCCATTCCTTGCGCACGCTGGCAACACCGAACACGGTGTTGAGCAGCATCGGCCAGATCGAGCAGATGAAGATGACGAAGATCGCCGAGACCGAGGAATCCTTGATGGTGTAGAGCGCGAGCGGCATCCAGGCCAGCGGCGAGATCGGCTTGAGCACCTGAATGAAGGGATCGAGCGCCTTGCTGAGCAGCGGCGACATGCCGATCAGGAAGCCGAGCGGGATCGCGACCAGCACCGCAAGCAGATAGCCGGTGCCGACGCGTGCGATCGAATAAGCGAGCTGGATGCCGAGGCCCTTGTCGTTCGGGCCGTTATCGTAGAATGGCCGTTTCAAATGCTCCAACAGCTTGGCGCCGACATCGAGCGGTCCCGGCATCGTTGATTTGCCCTGCGTCGCGGTGAGGCCCATCAGCTTGGCGTATTCCGGGCTCATCGTCGTGGTTGCACCGGTCGAGCGCGTGGCCAGGTGCCAGATGCCGAGAAACGCAGCGAGCAGCACGATGGAGACGAGGCCCGCACGGAGGCGGAGGGAGGAATTCATCGCGCCGACCTCACCCCATGTGTCCCGGACGCGATGCAGCACGCAATGCTGCTTCGCAGAGCCGGGGCCCAGCCGGGCCGGCTGGGTCCCGGTTCTGCGTCGCACCGCTTTGCGCTGCGCCGTGCCCGGGACACGAGAGCCCAGCCCATCACGACGCCTTCCTGATCTTGAAGCTCGCCACATAATCCTCCGGCTTGGCCGGATCGAACGTCTTGCCCATCACCGCGAAAGACTTGTAGGCGCTCGCCGGCGGCGACAGGCCCATTTCGGTCATCAGCTTCTTGGTGTCGGTGGCGAGATACACCTGCTCGGCGACGGCCTTGTAATCGACGTCGCCCTTGATCTGGCCCCAGCGCTTCATCTGCGTCAGCATCCACACCGCGAAGGACTGCCAGGGGAACGGATCGAAATCGACGCGCTTGGCGTCGGTCTTCACTCCGCCGAGCCCGTCGGCATAGGTGCCGGTCAGCACCTGCTCGAGCACCGTCACCGGCGCGTTGATATAGTTGGCCGGCGCAATCGCTTCTGCGATCTGCTTGCGGTTCTCCGCTTTCGATGCAAAGGCGGTGGCATCGACGATGGCGCGCGTCAGCGCTGCAAAGCTGTTCGGTGCCGTCGTGATGAACTCGCGACTGGCGGCGAAGCTGCAGCAGGGATGGCCGTCCCAGATCTCCTTCGACAGGATGTGCATGAAGCCGACGCCGTCATAGATCGCGCGCTGGCAGATGTTGTCGGGAGCGAGGAAGCCGTCGATGTTGTCGGCGCGCAGATTCGCGACCATTTCCGGCGGCGGCACCGAGCGCAGCTGCACGTCGGTGTCGGGGTCGAGACCGTGCTCGGCGAGATAATACCGCAAGAGATAATTGTGCATCGAATAGTCGAAGGGAATTGCGAACTTCATCCCCTTCCAGTCCTTCGGATCGCGCTTGTCCTTGTGCTTCATGGCAAGCGTGATGCCCTGCCCGTTGATGTTCTCGATCGCAGGGACGGCAAATGGAACCGGGTTGGCACCCAGGCCGAGCGAGATCGCAATCGGCATCGGCGCCAGCATGTGCGCGGCGTCGTATTCCTTGTTGATGGTCTTGTCGCGAACCACGGCCCAGCCGGCGGTCTTGACCACCTCGACGTTCAGACCGTGCTTGGAATAGAATCCCATCGGGGCCGCCATGATGATGGGCGTGGCGCAGGTGATCGGGATGAAGCCGACCTTGAGGTCCTTTTTCTCCGGCGCGCCGGCTTGCGCAAACGCCTCGGTCGCGGTCTTGAGCGGGAAGAACTGCGACAGCGCGGCGAGCGCAGTGGAGGCCCCGACCGATTTCAGGAATGCGCGCCGCGCCCCATCCTGCGGAAACATGGCGCGCATCACGGCAGACGCAACCACGCCCTCGTAGCGCTTCTCCTCGCTCTCAACGGGCTCGCATCGCAGGGTCAACGCGGCCTCGTGCTCTCCCGCCGAAGCGTGCTGGCCGCACACACATCCGGACTGAAGATTGCGGTCGGCATCGAACGGATCGTTAAACGTGGACATGTTTCTGCGCCCCTTTGTCACACCGTGCGGCGGACGCCGTTGTCCGCCGCGTCGGCTCAAAATTCCTTCGTGGCCCGGCTGCCCCCTTGCGCAGCCGGGCCACGGGAAACATGCAGGTTCTATGCCGCCTTGCCTGTTACCTGGGCAGCCACCGGCAGCCCCTGCTCAATCGGCAGCGACGGATCGCGCGACCATTCGTTCCAGGAGCCGAAATACATCCGCACGTCCTTCACGCCGGCGTTCTTCAGCGCCAGGAACGTGTTCGAGGCCCGCGCTCCCTTGAAGCAGTAGAGATAGACAGGTGTGGTCGGCGAGATGCCGACGGTGGCACATTCCGCCAAAATCTCGTCCTTGGACTTGAAGCGCGGGCCTTCCGCGGTCGGCTTCATCATGCGGTACCATTCCAGCCACACTGCGCCGGGGATACGGCCCTTGCGCGGGCAGAAATCCTTGCCGTAGGGCGAGGAGCTGTCGCCAATCCACTCGTCGACGTCGCGCACGTCTAGAATGGCAATGCCGGGCTTGCCGACCGCGGCGAGCATGGTCTTGGCGTCGATCAGGATCTCGCCGGCCTCGGGTACGATCGCGAACGAGGCTTTCGCCGGCGCCGGGACATCCTTCGTCACCGGGAAGCCCGCCGCTGCCCACGCGTCGAAGCCGCCATGCAACACCTTGACCTTGGGATAGCCAAGCATGGTGAGGAGGTAGTAGCCGCGGCAGGACTGGCCGAAGCCGGAATTCATCGACTGCTCGTAGATCACGGCCGTTTCCTTGCCGGAGAGGCCGGCCGCGCCGAAAGCATCGGCGAATTTGGTCTTCAGCTCGCTGATGCCCTCCGGCGTCGAGGTTGCAAGGAACGTGAAGATCTCGTGCACGTTCACGGCATTGGGCAGGTGCCCGGCAGCATAAGCGTCGGGATTGCGGGTGTCGATCACGACACAGGGTTCAAGCTTCAAGAGATCGGCAAGTTCGCTGGCAGAAATCAGAACGTCCGTCATTGGCGGCCTCTCCGTTGAGGTTGGGGGTCTTCTGGGTGGACTCGTGAAGCTCAGCAATCGGCGAGCATCTTGCGCAGCTGCTTGGTAGCCGGCGTGACGATCGCAATGAAATAGGCCTCGCGCAGGCGCCGCTGTGCGCGGTGGCTCTTGAGGTAGCCGCGCGCGCCACAATGCAGCATCGCCGCATGCGCCGCCGCGACGCTGGCCTCGCCGGCGCGAAGCCTGAGCGCGATCACCTTGCGCCAGTAGGTTTCCTCCTCGTTGTAGGGATCGCGCGCCAGCGCCATGGTCTCGGCCTCGAGCTCGGCGGCGAGATCGCGGAAATGCACCGGCTGCTGCGGCAGATAGCGGTTGATATGGCCGAGGGGATTGTCCACCTCATCCATGATGTTGATGCAGTCCTTGATGAGGCCGAGCGCCATGCCGGCCTGCAGCAGGATGAAGCCGGCGCGGATCTTCTTGACGAAGGGGCCGGCGGGATCGGCGAGGATCAATTCGTCCGGCACGAAGACGTCGCGGAACTGCACGCCATAGGTGCCGGTGCCGTCCATCGCCATGAACGGCTTGCACGGCGTCAGCGTGATCGCGGGATCGGCGCAATCGGCGAGGAACATCACCGTTTCCTCCGCGTCCTCGCGCTCGAAAATCGTGCCGAAGTAATGATCGGGACCGAGGTTGGAGACCCAGGGCAGCGCCCCCCGCACGACATAGCCACCCTCGACCCTGCGCCCCTTCAATTTCAGCTTCTCGATGCCGAAGAAGCTCTTCATCGGATTGGAGAGCCCGGTGCCGCCGAGCACCCGGCCGGTCGAGAAGGCATCGCCGAAGCGCTTGGCGAGCTTCAGGTTAGTCGAGTTGGCGGCGTACCAGACCAGGGTGTTCTGGCACCAGGCCATGAAGGCCGTGGCTCCGCAGACCTCTCCGATCGCCTCAATGGCCTGGATCGCGCAGCGCAGGTCGGCGGGACCCTCTTGCGGGACGTGACTTCCCCAGGCGCCGACCTCGCCGAATTTGCGCAGCACGTCGGCTGGATAGACCGAACCGTCGTCGATGCCGGCCGCGAGCGGCGCGAGTTGCTCCCGTGCGATCCGCGCCACTTCTCCTGCAATGGAAGGTGCGGGCTGATCCAGAACTTCGACCCGCGATAAAGCCAGTGAACCCATGATCGTCTCCCGCACCTTGTCCTGGTTGCTATTCAGCTAGATGCCGACCTCGAGATTGACCGGACGGGTGAAGGTGTTGGCGACCGGCGACCATTTCTTGACATGGGCGACCAGCGCGTCGATCTCGTCCTGCGCGATGCCCTCGCATTCCATGTCGACCTTGACGCGGACGTCGGTGAAGCCGACGGGCTTGTCGGAGGTGTCGCCGGTGCCCCACACCGCGGTGATGTTGAGGTCGCCTTCGAGCTCGAGCTCGAGCTTGTTGACGATCCAGCCGCGGTGCACCGCATTGGCGTGCAGGCCAACTGCAAGGCACGAGCCGAGCGCGGCGAGCGAGGCTTCCGACGGATTGGGGGCGGTGTCGTCGCCCAGGAGC from Bradyrhizobium sp. CCBAU 53351 includes the following:
- a CDS encoding OsmC family protein: MTAVVQKTVLTGCLAPIDKNGLEQLIASGKANPKVVKTLKCKTVAEGKFRHANYIRNLPPYIVDEPPGLLGDDTAPNPSEASLAALGSCLAVGLHANAVHRGWIVNKLELELEGDLNITAVWGTGDTSDKPVGFTDVRVKVDMECEGIAQDEIDALVAHVKKWSPVANTFTRPVNLEVGI